Proteins from a genomic interval of Neodiprion lecontei isolate iyNeoLeco1 chromosome 2, iyNeoLeco1.1, whole genome shotgun sequence:
- the LOC107222471 gene encoding diuretic hormone 44 produces the protein MFLVNFLAAASVIGIVQSAPTSTYRRRDELADRPELLLFNQIHALEEADLGESDSGRSVGAARIKRLGSLSIVNPLDVLRERVILELTRRKMRQNQKQVDANRRIMQSIGKRAITDAVQLNSNEDSDPAGFMSSKADDFLYSYRIPETDHAPEDRSGQQHRQHLASDRGTERQQAWEALQEAESDQTRRMGSELSLL, from the exons ATGTTTCTAGTCAACTTTCTTGCGGCAGCCTCTGTGATCGGCATCGTGCAATCCGCCCCAACATCGACGTATCGAAGAAGAGACGAGCTGGCCGATCGTCCAGAGTTGCTCCTCTTTAACCAAATTCACGCACTTGAG GAGGCGGATTTGGGTGAATCGGATTCAGGACGAAGTGTCGGAGCAGCGCGCATCAAGAGGCTGGGTTCCCTGTCGATAGTGAATCCTCTGGACGTTCTGAGAGAGCGTGTAATCCTCGAATTGACGCGCAGGAAGATGCGCCAGAACCAGAAACAGGTCGACGCAAATAGACGAATCATGCAGTCGATTGGAAAACGCGCGATCACCGACGCAGTCCAACTGAACTCGAACGAAGATTCCGATCCGGCCGGCTTCATGTCCTCAAAGGCAGATGATTTTCTCTACTCCTATCGCATTCCTGAAACTGATCATGCACCCGAAGATCGCTCAGGTCAGCAACACCGGCAGCATCTTGCCTCCGACAGAGGCACGGAAAGGCAACAGGCTTGGGAAGCTTTGCAGGAAGCAGAATCCGACCAAACGCGAAGA ATGGGCAGTGAATTAAGCCTGTTGTAA